From the Acipenser ruthenus chromosome 5, fAciRut3.2 maternal haplotype, whole genome shotgun sequence genome, the window agtgttctataagacagagttgaccaccagatacaatatgccaaggccaatcatgatataaatcaacaaataaaaatctatttattacttatgtcatgacgcacgagcatcaacatatgaaataaacaaaataagagaaaagcaataggcaagcgtatgttaataaactatgatAATAAACtaactttaataaacaaactgacaaactaaatgaAGAATGCTCCCTACATACTGTAAAAATGCAGCAGATGCTCTAACAGGTTTATGAATACAAGAGAACTACTCAAAACAAGcatgaattttaacacaatggttattaacacagcccACATGTTAAGAAAATACAGCAGCTGCTCTAGattactctcgcgatgacaagtcagttttgaacagattgaataaaccatttgaatttgagtttgatgatgagttatcaggttgcAATACAGTtctgtatcagttttgaatcggTTAGCAACTAATTGCTAtctgtgccaaaaaggtgttcttttaagagaAGTTCCTTGAGGCAGAGCATTGTTCCCTAAGCCGAAGTGTTATTTTAGGAGAtgttcctatacacggagactactgtattcaCGTTGGTGGCACAGACGTGATGCCACAGATTGTTTGATTAGGTGAGAGAAAGTGGTATGCACAAGTGGAGGCCAATCCATGCTTAAATGAAACTCACAACAACCTTACGCCCACCACAAGTGCCAAGGTTTGGCCAACATGGTTTacagaaaaacacacagtaaCAACAAGGTTATTGTCCAGGTTGGAAGACTGTTTTGAGAACAATGTCGGAAGCATTACAAGAATAGGAACAGCACATCCTAGAACATGATATGCTACAAAGCAATGGATCTGTACAGTATAACTAACAATAAGCAGGGAATTAACTGTTCTGAGTGTCATTGGCATGGAAAACTGCAGATTATTTCGACACTTTGACCCTGGTTAGCACTACTGTTTGagctacctaatgttacctttagtgctaatcggggtctgtgaaaccatttGTTCAGATGATACTAATTCAAAGCGTTATCAAACAGTTTCTTCTGtgagctttattttatttgtatgttgcaTTTGCTTTTATGGAAAGGGATTAACAAGTAAATGATCATTTAAGGGGAATTTCATCTCACATCTCTAATATAATCATAGTTTTCAGATGTGTCAGTTCTAAGTTTTAATATTAATGAGGCACACTCTTATAACATGCTTTTAAAGGATGTTATAAAAAATATTCAACATTTATTAATAACAAATTGCAACATAAGCAGAGCTAAGCattgtataaaaaaaagttaaagtaaAATCCCATAGCTTTTGTCATGTTAAACAATGGTTAACTATGCTAAATACATAGTATAGCCCCTGGAAcagcatgggaaaagtgcaaaattactgtgcaaatgtattgtggtGAACTCTTAAAAGAGACACACTTataggtgttttatttattttatttgttttttaatcttaaaaggagttgaccaaAGTTAACCCCAATCAAAGCTTTACGCGCAGGAGAGAAATTAGGGACAGGTAAGAGGACAGCTGGAGATGTACcagaattaggacagagggtaggagacactccTTTgcagtgctgagggtatggaatgggttactagttgttaatgctgaatcactgggacccgacttgacaaagttttgaacCAGAGAAGCACAGATGGGCTGACTGGCTTTCTCTCGTTTGCAAAATGTTTTACGTTGTTATAAATGGATCCTTAAACTAATGAGTGACCCAATTCTCTTGTGGTAAGCCAGTGATTTGTTTTAAGTAAAGATTTGGTTTGAATTGGTCTTTCTTGACTGTTATAAACACTGCACCTTACTTAGAACACCGGCTTCATCACATTCACACCTCTGTAAAAACTGGGAAATTGTATGCTATGGGTTCGTGGACTGTTGTTTCTTTGTGTCTAGTTTTCAGTTCACTTGGATAACTAATAAAtcatagatatatatttttaatactgtatttccaaTGAGAATCATGGGATTTGTGGTGAATGGTAATTATAATTCTGGTGTCATTTGCTGCATTGTATCTCCCCGCTGTTAAAAGTTTACTTCACTATATCATTGTAAAAgcatacatgatttttttttttttttagtggtccCTTAGTTttacataataaaaacacatgtttcaTAGATAGAGAAATGTTATGACTTTTGAATATTCTTTATTGGTATTCAGTATTTCATACAGATTTGAACCATAGACATGCTTTAATTTGGTAAAGGTGTAATATTAACCTGATTTGAGATTTAGTCTCATACCCACATTTCATTCATGTTAATTGTTTTCTGATTTGGATCAAAAGTTCATTAAGAAGCCTTAGTTCATTCATGTCTCAAGGCCTTTTTGTgtcatcaatgtgagactaagTGTGAGACAGGGAGACTCATTTGATTATTAGCCTCACATTCATCACCTGTTATAACTTTCTAACTTTTATCCTCACAATGATGCAAAAATCACTTGTGGGTCTTTACTCTCTAGGCTTAATGTTTGAGGATGCTTAATGTTTGACTATGCTTTCCTAAATTCGTTTTCCATACTGTGGTGTGTTTGTAAAggatcaggctttttttttttttttcatgtttgctCATGGGGATCATCAGTGCAATGAAACTGTACTACGACTAGTGGAAAGCGCAGAGGCAGAGTGCACCACGCAGGCGTAAATTACGCCGTCGTTACTACTTTCAACTTAAACCCGACTTAAAAATTAATTCCACGCCAAGTGCAGCAAAGCAAAATCACCCCTGGTGTATAATGACGGAAATAGCCAATTAATTAATTCTATTAAAACGACAGTAATATTTAGTCAGAAGGCGGCAGCATTACTTTGGTTCATATACTGAAGGTCATCCCGTATTTAATCTATAAAACGAAGGCGGTTTTATTTTGGTAATCGATAGCGCCGATAGAGCTCAAGATCAAACATATCCAATGGATTAAATCTGTCCCATATGATTCTTTCTCGAAGCATGCACATCGGTACTGTAAATCAGTGGTTTTAAACCttctttttgaaactgtacccttTCTGtcaggaggtttcagctaaagtaccctttacaattttcgatcactgaatggtaccacagttgcaatacaaggcagaataatctggttaacacatttcttttttctcccgtctgcactgtaaatgtttatcacgtcactatttacttcccacctcagcataattgtgtgccgtttaaaatgtttacagtatcaaaaacattaacctcaagataaaactatagttactaaataaaaatgatccaaatggactctgtataactttatgtcgctttgcactttctgacgtTTGTGTTTTCCTTCGTTTTTctattgcaagtaagaaatgtatcaaacaccgaacacatattcaaccagccgctattgctgttaataaaatccagccgcggtaataaacaaaaaccgccaaagtatgagtattgtgatgactatttatgtttaccggagcatttatacttctaaacaATGCAGAAACACTGCTTCACTGATACAAATTGAAAACAGCAAACATCACGAGCAACACAGAGCACTCTCCAGGCACactcgccagacgcctgcttcacctatcagagtggaaatccacgcaATCGAAATCGCGCATGTGTACAAGTGGAAAATGTGGACGCGATAgatcctgtttttattattattattattattattaggaggttaactttgagctgctaaacaaatattaaataagtATACATCGTGGTTTACAGACCATAATAacgttaaaaaaaatcaagatcattattttctcttactttcatttttatttgtgcatgtcGTCCTGCGTaacccctatgacccttagaagtacacGTACCCCctgttgaaaacccctgttctaaatcATCCAACCAATGTACTATTCCACCCATCTTTGGCTTTTGCTaaactaaatgttattttacaatattcaaaGCTGATTTGCTTTTATATTTAACTGTCTGCCGCTATCCCCTATGTTATTTGACTGTCTACGCCAGCCTTCACCTACCCCCTAGCAGGCGTACAGTTACGACCCCTTTATGACCTGAAAAAGTCTTACGCCTGCTTGGTGCACTCCACCCCAGGAGAATAGTAAATaaaagtagctttcgagttaaggtgagtcAGGGGTGCAGGAATAATGGGCAAGTATTCAATGTTCTTCTAGTGGAAGAAACCAGTATCACTTGACCACGCCTTTAAAAACTGCTACAACAAACAGAAGCCTCTTTACAGCAGACCCCATTAATAGTCATTGCTCTCTATCCAGCTAAATCAACATAATTACAGGGGATTCATATTTTCTTCATTATGAATGTCAGTGTTTAATTGTGATGGTCTTGACCTCAGTAAAGAACTCAAAGGAATCCTTGCCTCCTTCCCGGCCCACCCCAGAAAACTTCATGCCACCGAACGGCAGACTGAGGTCTCGGATTAGCCAGCAGTTGGTCCACACCATCCCAGCCTGCAGTTTCTTGGCCACGCGGTGGACTCGGCCCACGTCTCTCGACCACACTGTGGCTCCCAGACCATACTTGACGTTATTGGCCCTCTGGATGACCTCCTCCTCATTCTCAAATGGGACCACACAAGTCACAGGGCCAAAGATCTCCTCCTGCATGCAGCGCGACTCATCCGCCACCCCTGTAATCACCGTGGGCAACATGAAGTAGCCAGTCTGGTTCTTGACTGGGAGGTCCAGGGAACTCACTCCTTCACCACACAGCACTTTGCCTCCCTCTGTCTGAGCTATCGTCACATAACCCTTTACCTGGGGAAATACAATTGAGCCAGACTGAGATAAGAGCTTTGTATATTCAGGGTGGTCATGAGCACATTGCAGAGGGTACTCCATTAAATGTAGGCAAGTTTGTTCAGCATATTTGCCCAGAAACCTCTTTACAGCAGATCAGCGATGGAACATGATAACTTCAACATCTACTCAGTGGAAAACACTTAAAGTTGCCAATAAGTGGAGCTAGGAAATTTAAAATTAGGAGTATATTAAATCACCATATTACACTACAAAaggtatacatatttttttatgtcaaCCCCTCAAAATGAAGAGAAAGCTGACTATAACGTCGTTATCATACTACTGTAACATTTAATTTTTGCAATTTAATGAGATACTTGGAAGTTCAGAGCAGCCATTTATTTGGTTTAATTTACacagggctctattcacaaaatgTGAATgtaggttatttaaaaaaaaaaaaaatgatatcataaaaaaaatggataatcAAGAATGTTTTCTTGACTAATGCTGCACTCACACCGGGTTTGTTTAGTTTGAAATAATGTATcggtgtgcttgctgttcacacttatctgcgagcaaagggaccgagtttgtttggatgcgagctaagggttttttttgttgttgtcttttttaatttttttcaggaCCAGttcatttgtgttcacaatgcagtttgcaagtgcactcgcctcttatatatatatatggtatgtgaaccagatgtttacaatatcctgaaagtatcttgaaagatggcagctattgaagtattgctccagtttttaatagcatatgttagattcttacatattgctgtggatgAAAGCAGGGGAACAGGGCCGCACTTCACTAATTGAATTCATGCATGTGTTGATTGCCTGctgttctcctactgtaggcactaaacaaagtaatttgagaaaaaaacagaatatatttAACTATTTTTGTGACCAAACTGTAGTTTCTTGCACTACAGTCCATTTagtttagggttaccagatttgcagtgaaaaacttttttttcttcaattcactgacatcTTAGCAACTCTAAAGATGTTAAAATAATAGTATATAATAACagaataatagtttaaaaatgaaacatcggGTGTATTCATGGTAGATgataactcattattttctttatattggcatctcaaaacatgttaaaatttacaaaaagaaagaaatagatgAGCTAGTACTATAACCATTTAAACATGATAAACACatatcagaatgattaaacaaacaatccataagattgtttattttatttttgaatggcccTAACACAActtaatacattactctgctattaacttgttGAGCACGCTGATACAATTTTGTACCGTACCATACCGAGTGCGGACCGAACCCTCTAAATAGACCCAGTGTGTACACAGCCTAAGCCAATAACAGTTTCATCAATAACTAACTGGAtatcaaaattaataaaaacagaagagcTTTGTGCATAGAGCCCCTACTCTGCTACACAGTGAGTTTATGCTTTACTTATGTGCAGAAAGATGCTTGTGCCACTTCCATATGCAGTATATACTAACCCTGAAGAAAACCTCACAGCTTGTTCTGTGCCAGTGTGGACTATGCCAGCCCTGTATATACACAATACCTTTTCTAGGTGCTCCTTGCTAATAAGAGCTCCCATGTTGGCTGTGGCATCCAAGGGAACTCCAGTTTTCCACTTCCGGGCAGCTTCTACAAACCTCTGCAAGAACTCATTGAAGATACCCTTCTGAACAAAGATCCTGCTGGTGCATAGACAGATCTCCCCCTGTACAATCAGGTAACATGTGATTAATTGAATCTACACTCAAGAATAATATACAAACTCCAAAAACAATCCAAAGGATTTGACTGCAAATTTGGTTGTACTCATACCCCCCAATCAGATATTTGCATCAAAACTGAAGATATTTCATTTGCAAAATCTGTAGGTACTACATATCTATTTAGTGTGCAAAGAGTTCCCTCTTGTGGTCATTTGAACTATTACAGCCTGACCTATTTTCTTTGAACTTCACAGTATATTACTACATAACCAGCCATTTATTCGTAAAATATTGGCAAAAGTCTTCTGTTGATGAAACATAGACTTTTCAAAATTATAATTATCTACAAATAACCTAAGGAAATATATATACAACTCAATTTGTCTCTAAAGGGTACATCTGTATTGGATGATAAGTGACCCAATCGTGTATTCAGGGGATGCTTAAacctgtacattttttaaatggtattgtgGATCAGTTCCCAAACCGTCTGTATGAAAACAGAGAAAGGATGGCTTGCATTCATTATATTTATAACATGTGTAACTCTCCTGACTACAGTGACTACAGGAAAGTCTACTCTGGTGGTATTAATAAAAGCCTGCACACAATAAGATCCAACTAGGAGTAATGCCATTCCACTCCATCTGCATTACAGCATATGCCTGAGCTCTCTGACTGGAGCTTTCAGGATGGCTGTTTGTTTGGCTATGATAATAGATACAGGGCAAGCTTCTCCTTTATGTATGTGCATTCTGTACCATGCTTGTCAATGCCCCTGTATTTGCTTGAGTTTCTTTTTGTaccttgtgtgtatttttaaacaaaatgttccaGATGATATTCTAACTTTTTACATTCAAGTATCACATTTATTGTAGCGCTTTTAGATATCTTAAATATATCAAACTGAATAACTGGGTCAAATCTATTTGATAATggaataagtgtttttttttattattattgttaccaaCGTTACCTTAGGTTTCTTTGAATCGGTTTAATAGAGCACGAGCCACCTTGTGGAtaaacttattttcttttatcaAAGATATTGAAGGAAAATTCAAGTCAGACAATAACTCTGCTGTGCTGTGAAAACTATCTGGCCAGAAAACAGGTCAAGAAAAATAGCCGTCTACCTGGTTAGAGAAGCTGGAACTGACAGTAGTGGGGATGCACTCATCCAGGTTGGCATCTTCGAAGACAATGGCAGGGTTCTTGCCCCCCAGCTCCATGGACAGCCTCTTGCAGTAGGGGGCACTCTGCTGGGTGATACGCTGTGCAGTGGCTGTGCTCCCGGTGAAGGAGATCAGGGGAACGTCGGGGTGAGAAACAAGAGCCTCCCCGGCCTTGGGGCCCGTCCCAAACACGACATTCACCACCCCCGCCGGGACCCCTGCAGAAGCCAGTCCTCAGGTTAGGCAATCAGAAACTGCCATTACAGACATATCAGTAACACCTACAGTTATCACTCTGCATGACTGCTCAGTGGTCTGAAGTATGTAAATAGGGAAACCTCTTCTATAACAAATTAGACTTAAGGTTTCTAGGTAATCTGTATTTAGTCGTGTTTCATGCATTCAATCATACAACATTGCATACaacataataatatacagtattactttttCTAACATGCTGCAGCAAAAGCTTGAATAAAGATCACGCACATAAGCCTGTATGATTATTCTGCTGTATAGAAAACAAGCGATTCCTGTATTTGCTATGGGCTTAAAATTTGTCAGCTTTTTCAGAAAAACTAAAGAAGTCACAGATTTtaaagacaacttttttttttaactctcttCCAGTATTTTCAACTATTTATAGAAACCACAATTTGCTAACCTCCCACCATACAGATCTCTGAAAAATGATAATGCAAAAACACACAGACGTCAGCTACAGCGGCCTGTGTTGCGGTTGATCAAAAAGGTAGTTGATGCCATCTTTTGGTTCCTGATGGGCAGGATGAATTTCATAGCTCTGAAAGGAATGACTTGGCAGAGCACAACCCTGCATATACCCCATTGGCAGCTGCCGTGATAAACAACCTGCTTCATCTAAGAGCTTGCACATCATCCAGGCAGTGACTGAGGTCATCTCGCTAGGCTTGGCCACCACTGTGTTACCCATTGCGATAGCCGGGGCAATCTTCCATGTCAGCAAATACAAGGGAAAATTCCAGGGGCTAATGAGACCAGCTGccatgagagaaaaaaaagagcatacaaacttactttttttaaaaaaacatttttatatagcttGAACTATTCCTGCAAAACAACTGTAGCCACCAGAGATGTCAATTTTGTCACAGTtcattttacttttggttgagaaaaaggaTCCTCCAATGTTAGCAGAGCACCAGCAAGTTATTTTTTCTCATATGTTTAAAACTTTGAATGACAAatggtacagaaagacagcaccacaatgtaaaaatatgtttttatttgttactgcattCCCCCAGATTGCAACTAtgtgcacaattcattcaaatacaatagaaacaatacaacaaatgtatcttctgtaattattattataataaatcatATATTTTGACATCGCAAGAATACAAccataaatagaaaaaaagatcaTCAATATGCAGTAATAAAACTCatcattataaattaataaaacataattCATTAAAAGCTCCAAGCCCAGCTTATTCCAAGGGGTTGATGAACAAAAAAAAGCATCCCCCAGGAGAATATAGTAGAATTGAATATTACTGAGGTAataatagaatacagctgtgcaccaATTTTAAAGACGCTATCTTATTAATGTGTGTGGTCTCGTTTGTATCACATGGATTAAAATGTTCCATGACCACAACATTGTTGCATTCTTCAGTCACAATGTTATGTTTCCTTCACACTGAATATATGCAGTCGGCAtctcaaatggtttatgagatattaacaGTCATAGTAGCGACGGGTTTACAAAATACGTTTTTTCATTGAACTGTAGTCTTACCTACTCCCACTGGAGTGCGCACTGTATAGTGCATACAGCCCATGTGGTCCATCTGAGTGCATTCGGTTGTATGGTGGAGGATAGAGGATGCAAAGAATCTGAAGTTATAAGAAGATCGGGGAATATCTACAGTTCGGGCATAAGTAAGTGTTTTCcctgtaatatatataaaaaaaaatatgtatgttcaGTTACATCGCCTAACACAAGAATTGTCTCTCTCACATTTCCTATACACACAAGAGATACAATTAAGACAGATCAATCAAGTAAACAGTATACCATAAGAGACAGTTGGGTCTCAAATACCAAACAGTGAATTATGGGTTGGAGACATGTACTACATCCTACCTAAGCAGAGGCAGACCTGGCTGCAACAGCG encodes:
- the LOC117402440 gene encoding 2-aminomuconic semialdehyde dehydrogenase-like; this encodes MPNIADQRTHLMLENYIGGKFLPCTKYVDAYDPSVGEVYCKVPDSDKEEVDAAVKAAKEAFPAWSCKSPQERSQVLNKLADLIDAHREEFAQAESKDQGKTLTYARTVDIPRSSYNFRFFASSILHHTTECTQMDHMGCMHYTVRTPVGVAGLISPWNFPLYLLTWKIAPAIAMGNTVVAKPSEMTSVTAWMMCKLLDEAGVPAGVVNVVFGTGPKAGEALVSHPDVPLISFTGSTATAQRITQQSAPYCKRLSMELGGKNPAIVFEDANLDECIPTTVSSSFSNQGEICLCTSRIFVQKGIFNEFLQRFVEAARKWKTGVPLDATANMGALISKEHLEKVKGYVTIAQTEGGKVLCGEGVSSLDLPVKNQTGYFMLPTVITGVADESRCMQEEIFGPVTCVVPFENEEEVIQRANNVKYGLGATVWSRDVGRVHRVAKKLQAGMVWTNCWLIRDLSLPFGGMKFSGVGREGGKDSFEFFTEVKTITIKH